The following nucleotide sequence is from Barnesiella viscericola DSM 18177.
GGCATCTGCTTGATGCAGGCTGGATTGCCCGCCGCGTCGAGCGCGGCACGAGCCCGCTGGTCAAACCGCTTGCCACACTGCCACACGAGTTGTACCCCGCTCTTCACAATCTCGGGAATCGACTCGACCACGGCCGTGTTGAGCGTGAGGGCGCCCAGACTGCCGCCTATCAGCAGGATTGTCTTCTTGTGGGGGTCCAGTCCGAAAAATTCGCACGCCTCGTCGCGGGTCAACCGGTCGTCACACAAGTCCTGCCGCACCGGGTTGCCGGTGAGCACGATTTTATCGGCCGGAAAGAAGCGCTCCATACCCTCGTAGGCCACGCAGATGGCGCGAGCCTTCGAGGCCAGCAGCTTGTTGGTGACACCCGCATAGGAGTTCTGCTCCTGAATGAGAGTGGGTACTCCCCGGTGGGCTGCCGCCCACAGCGTGGGACCGCTGGCATAGCCACCTACCCCCACGGCCACGTCGGGGTTGAACTTGCGCACAATGCCCCGAGCCAGGCGCAGACTCTTGCCCAGACGCCACAGCACCTTGAAGTTGGCCAACAGGTTACTGCGGTTGAAACCGCTCACGGGCAGCCCCTCGATGGGGTATCCCGCCGCCGGCACCTTCTCCATCTCCATGCGGTTCTCGGCCCCGACAAACAGGATTTCGGCCTCGGGGCACCGGGCCTTTATCGCGTTGGCAATGGATATGGCGGGGAAGATATGTCCTCCCGTTCCACCGCCGCTAATCAATACTCTTATTGCTCGTT
It contains:
- the murG gene encoding undecaprenyldiphospho-muramoylpentapeptide beta-N-acetylglucosaminyltransferase, whose translation is MKRAIRVLISGGGTGGHIFPAISIANAIKARCPEAEILFVGAENRMEMEKVPAAGYPIEGLPVSGFNRSNLLANFKVLWRLGKSLRLARGIVRKFNPDVAVGVGGYASGPTLWAAAHRGVPTLIQEQNSYAGVTNKLLASKARAICVAYEGMERFFPADKIVLTGNPVRQDLCDDRLTRDEACEFFGLDPHKKTILLIGGSLGALTLNTAVVESIPEIVKSGVQLVWQCGKRFDQRARAALDAAGNPACIKQMPFIARMDLAYKAADLVISRAGASSISELCLLGKPVILVPSPNVAEDHQTKNAQALSSKGAAILVRDAEARQRLMPCALSVVHDEEQLQSMSRQIALLAQRDSAARIADIIFDIVDKK